One genomic segment of Synechocystis sp. LKSZ1 includes these proteins:
- a CDS encoding glycosyltransferase family 39 protein, which translates to MSMQFPYLASARMRWILAVLWLALLAGFGFLNQLGTLGVMDKTEALFVEVAHQMYLSGDWVTPRWNGETFFDYPVGGYWLVALSFKLFGVSEGAARLPVALAAMAVVIAVWLTLYHWGDSGKPPWPTPQQRWLRASLGAGIMALNPGWIGWGRTAVTDMFLSSTMALTLLCFFGGYAQGPASPRRHGYYLAASVFAAGAVLAKGPVGLLLPGLIIVVFLAYVGQLWVVLREMPLLPMLGIFVLLCFPWYILATQANGIEFLGHFLGFSNFQRFTSVLYRHAGPWYFYLPWCFILLLPWSVFLPLALARLRFWLPALWCSKPRSQQLGLFCVAWFFLVFLFFSAAATKLAGYILPLVPAGALILALFWGEVGQQASTRPLQRWPFLVSAMLNSLLLLLMAVAAFLSPRLVGNDPAYPTFAQTLQNTGLPLGLGGILLLSFGLWLYLASTRSRRRWLWLPNLFGFLATLIGVIPGLVGMMDRERQFPLRQLGQALGQAAHPQEPIWIMGYPRYSFVFYSQHSAVFLDNVDYAWELLEPQRDQTTSPTILMVAEPRFIEAFHLQAGDYHILAQGGTYQLLRVSKQTLLARKP; encoded by the coding sequence ATGTCGATGCAATTTCCTTACCTGGCTTCGGCCCGGATGCGCTGGATTCTAGCGGTTCTCTGGCTGGCCCTGTTAGCCGGGTTCGGCTTTCTCAATCAACTGGGTACCCTCGGCGTGATGGATAAAACTGAGGCTCTCTTTGTGGAAGTGGCCCATCAGATGTACCTGTCCGGGGATTGGGTGACGCCGCGTTGGAACGGGGAAACTTTTTTTGACTATCCGGTGGGAGGCTACTGGCTCGTCGCTTTGAGTTTTAAACTCTTCGGGGTTAGTGAAGGGGCCGCGCGTCTGCCGGTGGCCCTAGCGGCCATGGCCGTGGTGATCGCAGTCTGGTTGACGTTGTATCACTGGGGGGACTCTGGCAAGCCGCCTTGGCCAACACCGCAACAGCGTTGGCTCAGGGCCAGTCTCGGGGCCGGCATCATGGCCCTGAATCCGGGCTGGATTGGTTGGGGCCGGACAGCCGTCACCGATATGTTTCTCTCCAGTACCATGGCCCTGACGCTGCTTTGCTTTTTTGGGGGCTATGCCCAGGGGCCGGCCTCCCCTCGACGGCACGGCTACTACCTAGCGGCATCGGTGTTTGCCGCGGGGGCCGTTTTGGCCAAAGGGCCAGTGGGCCTATTGTTACCAGGGTTGATTATTGTGGTCTTTTTGGCCTATGTCGGACAGTTATGGGTTGTGCTGCGGGAAATGCCCCTCCTGCCCATGCTTGGAATTTTTGTTCTCCTCTGCTTTCCTTGGTATATCCTGGCTACCCAGGCCAATGGCATCGAGTTTTTGGGTCATTTTCTCGGCTTCAGTAATTTTCAGCGCTTTACCTCCGTTCTCTACCGCCATGCCGGCCCCTGGTATTTCTACCTTCCCTGGTGCTTTATTCTGCTCTTGCCCTGGTCGGTCTTTCTACCCCTGGCCCTGGCCCGGCTCCGCTTTTGGCTACCGGCCCTGTGGTGTTCTAAGCCTCGTTCCCAGCAACTGGGCCTGTTTTGTGTTGCTTGGTTTTTCCTCGTTTTTCTGTTCTTTTCCGCTGCTGCCACTAAATTAGCCGGTTACATCTTGCCCCTTGTGCCAGCGGGGGCGCTGATCCTGGCCCTCTTTTGGGGGGAGGTCGGACAGCAGGCCAGTACTCGTCCTCTGCAACGCTGGCCCTTTTTAGTGAGTGCCATGCTGAATAGCCTATTGCTTCTGCTGATGGCTGTAGCCGCATTTCTCAGTCCTCGCTTGGTGGGCAATGATCCGGCCTATCCCACCTTTGCCCAAACCCTACAAAATACTGGCTTACCGCTGGGATTGGGGGGGATTTTACTGCTCAGTTTTGGCCTATGGCTTTACCTGGCGAGTACCCGTTCCCGCCGCCGTTGGCTCTGGTTGCCTAATCTATTCGGCTTTTTGGCCACTCTGATCGGGGTGATCCCTGGTCTAGTGGGGATGATGGATCGGGAGCGGCAATTCCCCCTACGCCAATTGGGCCAGGCCCTGGGTCAGGCCGCTCACCCCCAGGAACCAATTTGGATCATGGGCTATCCCCGCTATAGTTTTGTTTTCTATAGCCAACACTCGGCAGTATTTTTAGATAATGTTGACTACGCCTGGGAATTGCTCGAGCCCCAACGAGATCAGACCACCTCGCCGACGATTTTAATGGTGGCTGAGCCGCGTTTTATCGAGGCTTTTCACCTGCAGGCAGGGGATTATCATATCCTAGCCCAGGGAGGAACCTATCAACTTCTGCGGGTGTCCAAGCAAACTCTACTGGCTCGTAAACCCTAA
- a CDS encoding DUF2779 domain-containing protein, giving the protein MSFPISKTYFLAGLQCPKRLWLAICKPEWGTPPSIAEQQRIKQGLAIGIAARESFPEGILLQGTLDVVLEQTQQLIEQGVTCLLEPAFIFDDILVRCDVLRKLPTGHWEIIEVKSSTKVKEEHIPDLALQQYVLEGLGLVIERTSLMSVNPLAHNWQDVQERFNINDVTQQVQAWLKQLPQRLGEFRYLLSQSDPPDTLVGKHCDRPYPCVFKAHCWQGIPSLSIFNIPRLPTHKLQQLLEQNILELKDIPADFPLTTAQRSFVERMIANQPLYDSADIQAKLAQLQFPLHFFDVETLNPAMPRFPGLRPYSRCVFQYSCHILRDWHTLEHYSYLHPVNSDPRLSLVESLMNHIEPQGSIVVYNQSFEASVLRQLASDFPEYAKPLQSIIDRLWDLQLIFKQTYHHPGFQGSTSLKRILPVLVPALSYDFLTVKSGQEAPLVWEAMVACEDPQQRAEMMQHLQDYCSLDTLGMVEIYRFLVTLMRSEGLEI; this is encoded by the coding sequence ATGTCTTTTCCGATCAGTAAAACCTACTTTTTGGCAGGGTTACAATGTCCGAAGCGGCTGTGGCTCGCAATTTGCAAACCAGAATGGGGAACGCCGCCTTCCATTGCGGAGCAACAGCGCATTAAACAAGGTCTGGCCATAGGGATCGCCGCCCGTGAATCTTTTCCAGAGGGAATTCTGCTCCAGGGAACCTTAGATGTTGTTCTAGAGCAGACGCAACAATTAATTGAACAGGGCGTAACTTGCCTGTTGGAACCCGCCTTTATCTTTGATGATATTCTGGTTCGCTGTGATGTATTGCGGAAATTACCGACGGGCCACTGGGAAATTATTGAAGTCAAGTCTTCTACCAAGGTTAAAGAGGAACATATTCCCGACCTGGCCCTACAGCAGTACGTTCTAGAGGGCCTGGGCCTAGTGATTGAACGCACTAGCCTCATGTCCGTTAATCCCTTGGCTCACAATTGGCAGGATGTTCAGGAACGATTCAATATTAATGATGTTACCCAACAGGTACAGGCCTGGCTTAAACAACTCCCCCAACGTCTAGGGGAGTTTCGTTATTTACTGAGCCAATCTGACCCCCCTGATACCCTCGTTGGCAAGCATTGTGACCGACCTTATCCCTGCGTCTTTAAGGCCCATTGCTGGCAAGGTATTCCCTCCTTATCGATATTCAATATTCCCCGCTTACCCACCCACAAACTCCAGCAATTACTCGAGCAAAATATTCTGGAACTGAAGGATATTCCGGCTGATTTTCCTCTGACAACGGCCCAACGAAGTTTTGTGGAGCGCATGATTGCCAATCAACCGCTGTACGATTCTGCGGACATCCAGGCTAAGCTGGCCCAACTCCAATTCCCTCTCCATTTTTTCGATGTAGAAACGCTGAATCCGGCCATGCCCCGTTTCCCCGGTCTGCGTCCCTACAGCCGTTGTGTCTTCCAATATAGTTGTCATATTCTGCGGGATTGGCATACCCTCGAGCATTACAGTTATCTCCATCCTGTCAATAGTGATCCCCGCCTTTCCTTGGTCGAATCTCTCATGAATCATATTGAGCCCCAGGGGTCAATTGTGGTTTATAACCAATCCTTTGAAGCTTCAGTTCTGCGGCAATTAGCCAGTGACTTTCCAGAGTATGCGAAACCCCTCCAATCGATCATTGACCGCCTTTGGGATCTGCAACTGATCTTCAAACAGACTTATCATCATCCCGGCTTCCAAGGTTCCACCTCCCTGAAACGAATTCTGCCGGTGCTTGTGCCGGCCCTCTCCTACGATTTCCTAACAGTGAAAAGTGGTCAGGAGGCCCCCTTGGTGTGGGAGGCGATGGTAGCCTGCGAAGATCCCCAGCAACGAGCAGAAATGATGCAACATCTTCAGGACTATTGTTCTTTAGATACCCTGGGTATGGTAGAAATTTATAGATTTCTGGTCACTCTCATGAGATCAGAGGGCCTTGAAATATAG
- a CDS encoding FAD-dependent hydroxylase, which translates to MLSEIPRPAPNTTFDLVIVGGGIVGTTLACALQNTPLTIAIIEALPAEQALYKPQAYALSLLSSRILAGLGLWSQIAPQVGHFEQIRLSDADYPGVVPFSQADLQTPHLGYVGEHRVILSALQEKLTSQARVYWFRPAEVIAVDYTEAGALVQIRHQGQTQTLSTQLVVGADGAKSRIRSLAEIKTRGWKYWQSCVAFTIQHQAPQNNIAYERFWYSGPMGVLPLPGHRCQIVWTLPHAQAQALLRAEEADFLRQLKPRLGEDFGEIQLCGARRLFPVQLMQSNRYIQPHLALIGDAAHCCHPVGGQGLNLGLRDAAALAEVLEQAHRQGKALGSLATLQAYERWRRPENFVILGFTDFLDRFFSHRIGPLVAVRRLGLEFLRHVPPAKVLALRLMTGLLGRQPQIAQRS; encoded by the coding sequence ATGCTCTCCGAAATTCCTCGCCCAGCACCTAACACGACGTTTGACCTGGTTATTGTGGGGGGAGGCATTGTCGGGACAACCCTCGCCTGCGCCCTTCAAAACACGCCGTTAACCATTGCCATTATCGAGGCCTTACCGGCAGAACAGGCCCTGTATAAACCCCAGGCCTACGCCCTTTCCCTACTGTCCAGCCGTATTTTGGCGGGGTTGGGCCTCTGGTCACAAATTGCGCCCCAGGTCGGTCATTTTGAGCAGATTCGTCTATCAGATGCCGACTATCCTGGCGTTGTTCCCTTCTCCCAAGCAGATCTCCAGACCCCGCACCTGGGTTATGTGGGAGAACATCGCGTCATTCTCTCGGCCCTACAGGAAAAATTAACCTCCCAGGCCCGTGTTTATTGGTTTCGGCCAGCAGAGGTGATTGCCGTTGACTACACCGAGGCCGGGGCCTTGGTTCAGATCCGCCATCAGGGCCAGACCCAGACCCTCTCGACGCAACTCGTCGTTGGGGCCGATGGGGCCAAGTCCAGAATTCGTTCCCTAGCCGAGATCAAAACCCGGGGCTGGAAATATTGGCAGTCCTGCGTCGCCTTTACTATCCAACACCAAGCGCCCCAAAATAACATTGCCTACGAACGGTTTTGGTACAGTGGTCCGATGGGAGTATTACCCTTGCCCGGCCACCGCTGTCAGATTGTTTGGACGCTTCCCCACGCCCAGGCCCAGGCCCTGCTACGAGCTGAGGAGGCTGATTTTCTCCGACAACTCAAGCCCCGTCTCGGGGAGGATTTTGGCGAGATTCAACTCTGCGGGGCCCGTCGTCTGTTTCCCGTCCAACTGATGCAGAGTAACCGCTATATTCAACCCCACCTGGCCCTGATTGGCGATGCGGCCCATTGTTGCCATCCGGTGGGGGGCCAGGGCCTCAATTTAGGTCTGCGGGATGCGGCGGCCCTGGCGGAAGTGTTGGAACAGGCCCATCGGCAAGGCAAAGCCCTCGGCAGTTTAGCCACGCTCCAGGCCTACGAACGCTGGCGGCGGCCCGAAAATTTCGTCATCCTCGGGTTTACCGATTTTCTGGATCGTTTCTTTTCCCATCGGATTGGGCCCCTTGTTGCGGTTCGACGTTTAGGACTAGAATTTCTACGGCACGTCCCCCCGGCGAAGGTGCTGGCTCTGCGACTCATGACCGGCCTCTTGGGCCGTCAACCTCAAATTGCCCAACGGAGTTAA
- a CDS encoding UDP-glucose/GDP-mannose dehydrogenase family protein: protein MRVCVIGTGYVGLVTGVCLAQIGHQVICVDNNEEKVKLMKAGQSPIYEPGLSELMVSNMQAGRLDFSSDLAQGVQHGEILFIAVGTPALPTGESDTRYVEAVARGIGAHLDESYRVIVNKSTVPIGSGDWVRMIVLEGLKERYGATGPGDKKALVENFDVVSNPEFLREGSAVYDTFNPDRIVLGSNSDKAIALMQDLYQPLVNRQFAEDPSLPPVPVVVTDLSSAEMIKYAANAFLATKISFINEVANICDRVGADVTQVSRGIGLDSRIGSKFLQAGIGWGGSCFPKDVSALIHTAADYGYTTEILKAAVNVNQHQRLIVVEKLQQELKILKGKIIGLLGLTFKPDTDDMRDAPALGIIDQLNRLGAKVKAYDPIVSQSGLSHGLSGVHIETNPEMLADDCDALVLITEWQEFLRLDFDKMRQRMHHALIIDGRNFLDKAQLQQSGFHYVGIGRN from the coding sequence ATGCGAGTGTGTGTCATTGGAACGGGCTACGTAGGCTTAGTCACCGGGGTTTGTCTAGCCCAGATCGGCCATCAGGTCATCTGTGTGGATAACAATGAGGAAAAAGTCAAGCTAATGAAGGCCGGGCAGTCCCCCATCTATGAACCGGGCCTGTCAGAGTTAATGGTCAGCAATATGCAGGCTGGCCGCCTCGATTTTTCTTCGGATCTAGCCCAGGGCGTTCAGCACGGCGAAATTCTCTTCATTGCCGTCGGGACACCGGCCCTGCCAACGGGAGAGAGTGATACCCGCTACGTCGAGGCCGTGGCTCGGGGGATTGGCGCCCATTTAGATGAGTCTTACCGCGTTATTGTTAATAAATCGACGGTGCCCATTGGTTCTGGGGACTGGGTGCGGATGATTGTGCTAGAGGGCCTGAAGGAGCGCTACGGGGCCACAGGGCCTGGGGACAAAAAGGCCCTGGTGGAAAATTTTGATGTGGTGAGTAATCCAGAATTTCTACGAGAAGGCTCTGCTGTCTATGACACCTTCAACCCAGACCGAATTGTTCTGGGCAGTAATAGTGACAAGGCCATTGCTCTCATGCAAGACCTCTATCAACCCCTGGTTAACCGACAATTTGCTGAAGATCCCTCCCTACCGCCGGTGCCGGTTGTGGTGACAGACCTCAGTTCCGCGGAAATGATTAAGTACGCGGCTAATGCCTTTCTAGCGACCAAGATTAGCTTTATTAATGAAGTGGCTAACATCTGCGACCGGGTCGGAGCCGATGTGACCCAAGTGTCTCGGGGAATTGGCCTCGATTCCCGCATCGGTAGTAAGTTTTTACAGGCTGGAATTGGTTGGGGCGGTTCCTGTTTTCCCAAGGATGTTTCGGCATTAATCCATACGGCGGCAGATTACGGCTACACCACGGAAATTCTGAAGGCGGCTGTCAACGTCAACCAACATCAACGCTTGATTGTGGTGGAAAAACTCCAACAGGAACTGAAAATTCTCAAGGGCAAGATCATTGGTCTATTGGGATTAACATTTAAACCAGACACCGACGATATGCGCGATGCGCCGGCCCTGGGCATTATCGACCAGCTAAATCGACTCGGGGCCAAGGTCAAGGCCTACGACCCCATTGTTTCTCAATCAGGGTTAAGCCATGGCCTGTCCGGGGTTCATATTGAAACCAATCCCGAAATGCTCGCCGATGATTGTGATGCCCTGGTACTGATCACCGAGTGGCAGGAATTTCTCCGCCTCGACTTCGACAAAATGCGTCAACGGATGCACCATGCCTTAATCATTGATGGCCGTAACTTCCTCGACAAGGCCCAACTTCAGCAGAGTGGCTTCCATTATGTTGGCATTGGTCGTAACTAG
- a CDS encoding pentapeptide repeat-containing protein encodes MPDIHLLEIQNPYANGILMDLEARVKAENTEQPLVNLVANLSLQEQWLNLASGRLKFALKTGQFNLQIHSRDFTPALTPASFPRLASVPPEFHWQILPAPGQAWLKLSSQRLELGSLPLSSAPCHIIATLTLDPVSLVITDAEGLWRPDLSPNKHGIIERLLAQFLVKQVFPPALSWVQLSLGQLEIWEDLYQDYRRNLATGQHPSPEDCQALRQQIEQIYQATTEDLHALARLAGLDPQLNLAGGKFVGASLQGIELHRSDLSRSNFRGAILTDADLSEADLSFTNLSGADLSGAYLEGANLRGADCHRSSLALGNLIGADLTDANLVGTSVQNANLTNAIVTNTRFGDNPGMTASLQASLLARGAKFVIQNP; translated from the coding sequence ATGCCTGATATTCATCTGCTTGAAATTCAAAATCCCTATGCCAACGGTATTCTCATGGATTTAGAAGCCCGAGTTAAGGCAGAGAATACGGAACAGCCGCTAGTGAATCTCGTTGCCAATCTGAGTTTGCAGGAACAATGGCTGAACTTGGCCAGTGGCCGCCTTAAATTCGCCCTTAAAACAGGACAATTTAACCTACAAATTCACAGCAGAGACTTTACGCCTGCGTTAACTCCCGCGAGCTTTCCACGACTAGCCTCTGTGCCCCCCGAATTTCACTGGCAGATCCTGCCGGCCCCGGGTCAAGCATGGCTCAAACTATCCTCCCAGCGATTGGAGTTAGGGAGTCTACCCCTATCCTCTGCGCCCTGTCATATCATTGCTACCCTGACCCTAGACCCCGTTTCCTTAGTAATTACGGATGCCGAGGGCCTGTGGCGGCCCGATCTGAGTCCCAATAAACACGGCATTATTGAGCGTCTTCTGGCCCAATTTTTAGTTAAACAGGTCTTCCCACCGGCTCTGAGTTGGGTTCAACTGAGTCTCGGTCAGTTGGAAATCTGGGAGGACTTATACCAGGACTATCGCCGTAACCTGGCCACTGGCCAACACCCCAGCCCAGAGGATTGCCAGGCCCTGCGCCAGCAGATTGAACAAATTTACCAGGCTACGACGGAAGATCTCCATGCCCTGGCTCGTCTTGCGGGCCTCGATCCCCAGCTTAATTTAGCCGGCGGGAAATTTGTCGGAGCCAGCCTCCAGGGGATTGAACTGCACCGTAGCGACCTCAGTCGGAGTAATTTTCGGGGAGCAATCTTAACCGATGCCGATCTCAGTGAGGCCGACCTCAGTTTTACCAATCTCAGCGGGGCCGACCTGAGTGGGGCCTACCTAGAAGGGGCTAACCTCCGGGGCGCCGATTGCCATCGCAGTAGTTTAGCCCTGGGAAATCTGATTGGGGCCGATCTAACCGATGCCAATTTGGTAGGTACTTCAGTACAAAATGCCAATTTGACCAACGCCATCGTTACCAATACTCGCTTTGGGGATAATCCTGGTATGACGGCCAGTCTCCAGGCCAGCCTGTTGGCCCGGGGGGCCAAATTTGTAATCCAAAACCCCTAG
- the ntcA gene encoding global nitrogen regulator NtcA, translated as MDQSLTQERPLTALFRRLGNEAFPPVVETFERSKTIFFPGDPAERVYFLLKGAVKLSRVYEAGEEITVALLRENSVFGVLSLITGQRSDRFYHAVAFTPVELLSAPIEQVEQALKEHPDLAMLMLQGLSSRILQTEMMIETLAHRDMGSRLVSFLLILCRDFGVPTPEGIRIDLKLSHQAIAEAIGSTRVTVTRLLGDLRESNMISIFKKKITVHNPVALSQQFT; from the coding sequence ATGGACCAGTCCCTGACCCAAGAAAGACCACTAACCGCCCTATTCCGACGCTTGGGCAATGAAGCCTTCCCGCCGGTGGTCGAAACCTTTGAGCGGAGTAAAACGATTTTTTTTCCGGGGGATCCGGCTGAGCGGGTCTATTTTTTGCTTAAGGGAGCGGTTAAGCTATCGCGGGTGTACGAAGCGGGTGAAGAAATTACCGTGGCCCTTTTGCGGGAAAATAGTGTCTTTGGGGTTCTTTCCCTAATTACCGGTCAACGCTCCGACCGTTTTTATCATGCGGTGGCCTTTACCCCCGTCGAACTGTTATCGGCCCCCATTGAACAGGTGGAGCAGGCCCTGAAGGAACACCCAGATTTAGCGATGCTGATGCTCCAGGGCCTGTCTTCTCGGATTTTGCAGACGGAGATGATGATTGAAACCCTCGCCCATCGAGATATGGGATCACGGCTAGTGAGTTTTTTATTAATTTTGTGTCGGGATTTTGGAGTTCCCACCCCTGAGGGGATTCGTATCGATCTTAAACTCTCGCATCAAGCCATCGCCGAAGCCATTGGCTCCACGCGGGTTACTGTGACACGACTCCTGGGCGACCTGCGGGAAAGTAACATGATTTCTATCTTTAAAAAGAAGATCACGGTACATAACCCCGTTGCCCTCAGTCAACAATTTACCTAA
- a CDS encoding DUF3084 domain-containing protein, translated as MTSAYILVTAVLVLGGIIAALGDHLGSKVGKAKLRLFDLRPRQTAVVLTVLTGTLIAASTLGILFTFSKSLREGVFKLDEILQQLRTAQSELERASSEKKAIEQQLADAKTKQIQVQKRSQEIDDNYNRALAKLRRVSRDAKRLQADVQTLTKEREQLRQQKLQLIEEMSKLQALVKQRDMELGKRQTKIAEQDRILAQRQERLQSLEKRFASLEQQRQQLQTEINQRDEQIDRLDQSIALKDRNIRQRESKLQDLEKQLGFLNREVQVLEQYYQNYQDLRERKIALLRGQVLAFGAVRVVDPTLAIEAVDELLRQANRNAWQATRDPASRPLPGNDPIVRITTAQVQQLAEQLKTGEEYVVRILSAGNYVQGEEEIRVFADVAPNRQIFRDGETIATISMDSSNFSEEDIQKRLDYLLSAAQFRARREGILGNIQIEDGRIKTLIQFVETIQQTNERPDEIRVIATENTSVVGPLKLRLVALRRGNVIF; from the coding sequence ATGACCAGTGCTTATATTCTGGTAACGGCCGTACTTGTCTTGGGCGGGATTATTGCCGCGCTCGGCGACCATTTAGGCAGTAAAGTGGGCAAGGCCAAGCTCCGTCTTTTTGACCTCCGGCCCCGGCAAACGGCGGTGGTACTGACGGTGCTAACGGGAACCCTGATCGCCGCCTCAACCCTAGGAATTTTGTTTACCTTTAGTAAGTCCCTGCGGGAAGGGGTTTTTAAGCTCGATGAAATTTTGCAACAGTTGCGGACGGCCCAATCGGAACTAGAAAGGGCCAGTAGTGAAAAAAAGGCCATTGAACAGCAGTTAGCTGACGCCAAAACCAAGCAAATTCAAGTTCAAAAACGCAGTCAGGAAATTGATGACAACTACAATCGCGCCCTAGCCAAGCTGAGACGGGTCTCTCGGGATGCCAAACGACTCCAGGCCGATGTCCAGACCTTGACGAAAGAGCGGGAGCAACTGCGTCAACAAAAATTGCAGTTAATTGAAGAGATGAGCAAACTGCAGGCCTTGGTCAAACAGCGGGATATGGAATTGGGAAAACGCCAGACCAAAATTGCGGAGCAGGATAGAATTCTAGCCCAGCGTCAAGAACGTCTCCAATCCCTAGAAAAACGATTTGCTTCCCTAGAGCAACAACGCCAGCAACTCCAAACGGAAATTAACCAACGGGATGAACAGATTGACCGTCTTGACCAATCCATTGCTCTGAAGGACCGGAATATTCGTCAACGGGAATCCAAATTACAAGACCTGGAAAAACAATTAGGTTTCCTGAACCGAGAGGTGCAAGTCCTAGAACAGTACTATCAAAACTACCAAGACCTGCGAGAGCGGAAAATTGCTCTCCTGCGGGGCCAGGTCTTAGCCTTTGGGGCTGTACGGGTGGTTGATCCGACCCTGGCCATTGAGGCGGTGGATGAACTCCTGCGTCAGGCCAATCGCAATGCTTGGCAGGCCACCCGAGATCCCGCCTCCCGGCCCCTACCGGGGAATGACCCCATTGTCCGTATTACGACGGCCCAGGTACAACAACTGGCGGAACAACTGAAAACAGGGGAAGAATACGTTGTTCGTATTCTCTCAGCCGGTAACTACGTCCAGGGTGAGGAGGAAATTCGAGTCTTTGCCGATGTGGCCCCCAACCGCCAGATCTTTCGGGACGGGGAAACCATTGCCACTATTTCCATGGACTCCTCTAATTTTAGCGAAGAGGATATTCAAAAGCGTTTAGACTATTTGCTTTCTGCTGCCCAGTTCCGGGCCCGCCGAGAAGGCATTCTGGGTAATATTCAAATTGAAGATGGCCGCATTAAAACCCTAATTCAGTTTGTAGAAACAATTCAGCAGACTAACGAACGCCCTGATGAAATTCGGGTGATTGCCACGGAAAATACCTCTGTGGTAGGGCCACTTAAGTTGCGGCTGGTGGCCCTGCGGCGCGGTAATGTTATTTTTTAA
- a CDS encoding pre-16S rRNA-processing nuclease YqgF, giving the protein MYYLGFDPGRDKCGVAVLADGGQLAYHEVIPADQVTAKIPALCRQYAIQCLIMGNQTTAKQWQQTLQQISPPEVTIIPVDERNSSVEARARYWQMYPPRGLQRLLPQGLRVPPRPIDDIVAILLIERFWAGGQPQ; this is encoded by the coding sequence ATGTACTATCTAGGCTTTGACCCCGGACGAGATAAATGCGGTGTTGCGGTGCTGGCTGATGGGGGCCAGTTAGCTTATCACGAGGTTATTCCTGCTGACCAAGTAACAGCAAAAATTCCTGCTCTCTGTCGCCAGTATGCCATTCAGTGCCTGATTATGGGCAACCAGACCACCGCCAAGCAATGGCAACAAACCCTCCAGCAGATTAGTCCCCCAGAGGTCACGATTATCCCCGTTGATGAGCGAAACAGTTCCGTCGAAGCGCGAGCCCGCTATTGGCAAATGTATCCCCCCCGTGGCCTCCAGCGTCTACTGCCCCAGGGTCTACGCGTCCCTCCCCGGCCCATTGATGACATCGTTGCTATTTTATTGATTGAACGTTTTTGGGCCGGAGGCCAACCCCAATGA
- a CDS encoding ABC transporter permease: MNWWQKLRNNGLARLGFGVLLVFYLAVLGADFIAPYSPYSAQVDGSLLPPTTIHWRRADGQWQRPTVYPTHQSATNLQTGERSLQVDWQNPSPVQFWVQGDPYRILAIRLPLPPRFQTVEIFPGFRSDRHLFGTTGPAKINLLGTDEQGRDQFSRLLFGGRISLFIGLVGILVSFPLGLIMGGIAGYFGGWLDGVIMRGVEVLMTIPGIYLLVALAAVLPPGLSSGQRFLLIVLITSLISWSGLARVIRGQVLSLKEQEFVQAAKVMGAADGRIILRHILPQTASYIVISATLTVPSFIVAESVLSLIGLGIQQPDPSWGNLLSVATNASILVLQPWLVWPPALLIILTVLCFNLLGDGLRDALDPRS, from the coding sequence ATGAACTGGTGGCAGAAATTACGCAATAATGGCTTGGCGCGCCTGGGATTTGGGGTATTGTTGGTGTTTTATCTCGCTGTCCTAGGGGCCGATTTTATTGCACCCTACAGTCCCTACAGTGCTCAAGTCGATGGTTCTCTCCTGCCTCCTACGACCATTCATTGGCGCCGGGCCGATGGGCAATGGCAAAGGCCCACCGTCTATCCCACCCACCAAAGCGCCACGAATCTGCAAACCGGTGAGCGTTCTCTGCAAGTCGATTGGCAAAATCCCTCGCCAGTGCAATTTTGGGTACAGGGAGACCCCTATCGAATCCTAGCCATCCGTCTTCCCCTGCCTCCCCGTTTTCAGACAGTGGAAATTTTTCCGGGTTTTCGCAGTGACCGGCATTTATTTGGCACCACAGGGCCGGCGAAAATCAACCTCCTGGGTACTGATGAGCAGGGCCGAGACCAATTTAGCCGTCTCCTTTTTGGCGGCCGGATTAGCTTATTCATTGGCCTGGTGGGCATTCTGGTTTCCTTTCCCCTGGGACTGATCATGGGGGGTATCGCCGGTTACTTTGGGGGATGGCTGGATGGCGTGATTATGCGCGGCGTGGAAGTCTTGATGACCATTCCCGGTATCTATCTACTGGTGGCCCTGGCGGCAGTATTACCCCCCGGCCTCAGTAGTGGTCAACGCTTTTTACTGATCGTCCTGATTACATCTTTGATTAGCTGGTCGGGCCTGGCACGGGTGATTCGGGGCCAGGTGTTATCCCTTAAGGAACAGGAATTTGTCCAGGCCGCAAAGGTGATGGGGGCCGCCGATGGGCGGATTATTTTGCGCCATATTTTGCCCCAAACCGCCAGCTACATCGTGATTTCGGCAACCTTGACCGTGCCTAGTTTCATCGTGGCAGAATCGGTTCTGAGTTTAATTGGCCTGGGCATCCAGCAACCCGACCCCAGTTGGGGGAATTTACTCTCCGTCGCCACCAATGCCTCTATCCTCGTTCTGCAACCCTGGTTGGTTTGGCCACCGGCCCTGCTGATTATTCTGACAGTCCTCTGTTTTAACCTGTTGGGGGATGGCCTCCGCGATGCCCTGGATCCCCGCAGTTAA